A window from Akkermansia muciniphila encodes these proteins:
- a CDS encoding cysteine hydrolase family protein, with protein MRALLIIDVQNDYFPGGRCELVGSVQALERVRAVLNRFREKECPVIFVRHINTRPGAAFFIPGTSGSEIHPDIAPMEGEPVVVKHAPNSFFQTNLQELLQAVGVSELVVCGMMTHMCIDTTVRAAKDYGIPVTLLYDACAARDLEIMGNCIPANTVHDAYMAGLNGMFADVKLAEQLEF; from the coding sequence ATGCGTGCATTACTGATTATTGACGTTCAAAATGATTACTTTCCGGGGGGGCGTTGTGAACTGGTTGGCTCCGTTCAGGCCCTTGAACGGGTCAGGGCTGTGTTGAACCGGTTCCGGGAAAAGGAATGCCCGGTTATCTTTGTCCGGCATATCAATACCCGGCCCGGCGCCGCCTTTTTCATTCCGGGTACCTCCGGCTCTGAAATCCATCCGGATATTGCCCCCATGGAAGGGGAACCGGTTGTGGTCAAGCACGCCCCCAACAGCTTTTTCCAGACGAACCTTCAGGAGCTTTTACAGGCGGTGGGAGTGAGTGAACTGGTGGTTTGCGGAATGATGACCCATATGTGCATTGATACCACGGTGCGCGCCGCGAAGGATTACGGCATTCCGGTAACGCTGCTTTATGACGCCTGCGCTGCTAGGGACCTGGAGATCATGGGAAATTGCATCCCGGCGAACACCGTGCATGATGCCTATATGGCCGGATTGAACGGCATGTTTGCCGACGTCAAGCTTGCGGAGCAACTGGAATTTTAG
- a CDS encoding tetratricopeptide repeat protein — protein MIETIKEDQLTPQQAEFWVRARQAVDMNNYPYAVSLLKALVKQLPGFLEGRKALRACEIKLNPSAKKAGLFSGMKMSTSKLTSSKKDAATQLSSLEDELENDPYSIPVNEALFTAAMDVDFPDLAAFALETVRQGHPGNKKMLHMLASHYVSRDMPAEAAEVYHDIVKLDPTDSLAVKSEKDCMARATMQQQKWEEAKSFKDVMKNSAETNALDKSDKKGLTRAELEERLGLLSARYAQNQQDLAVVRDIAGVYEQMEDWANAYSFYNYAFSLSNNDISLENKASEMNERYRKAQVEEIRKRAAAEPDNKELQEQLAQFSKDAAEQQVALYRQRVENNPTDPQTRFELGQALFDCGSYTEAIPELQRARNNPHIRIRAMLLLGKCYDAKNMHDMALRQLEEANKELIEMNDTKKEILYMIGLLDEKLGRKEESLAAFQQIYDAEYGYRDVAARVESSYSK, from the coding sequence ATGATTGAAACGATTAAAGAAGATCAGTTGACCCCGCAGCAGGCCGAATTTTGGGTGCGCGCCCGCCAGGCGGTGGACATGAACAATTACCCTTATGCCGTCAGCCTGCTCAAGGCCCTGGTGAAGCAGCTCCCCGGCTTTCTGGAAGGCCGCAAGGCCCTGCGCGCCTGTGAAATCAAGCTGAATCCGTCAGCCAAGAAGGCCGGCCTGTTCAGCGGCATGAAAATGAGCACCAGCAAGCTCACCTCCTCCAAGAAGGATGCGGCCACCCAGCTCTCCTCCCTGGAAGATGAACTGGAAAATGATCCGTACAGCATTCCCGTGAATGAGGCCCTGTTCACTGCCGCCATGGACGTGGACTTCCCGGATTTGGCCGCCTTTGCGCTGGAAACCGTCCGCCAGGGCCATCCCGGCAACAAGAAAATGCTCCACATGCTGGCCTCCCATTACGTTTCCCGTGATATGCCGGCTGAAGCGGCTGAGGTGTACCATGACATCGTGAAGCTGGACCCCACGGACAGCCTGGCCGTGAAGAGTGAAAAGGACTGCATGGCGCGCGCTACCATGCAGCAGCAGAAGTGGGAGGAAGCCAAAAGCTTCAAGGATGTGATGAAGAACTCCGCGGAAACGAACGCCCTGGACAAGAGCGACAAGAAGGGCCTCACCCGCGCTGAACTGGAAGAACGCCTGGGGCTCCTTTCCGCCCGTTATGCCCAGAACCAGCAGGATCTGGCCGTCGTGCGCGACATTGCCGGCGTCTATGAACAGATGGAAGACTGGGCAAATGCCTATTCCTTCTACAACTATGCGTTCAGCCTCAGCAACAATGACATTTCCCTGGAAAACAAGGCTTCGGAAATGAACGAGCGCTACCGCAAGGCCCAGGTGGAGGAAATCCGCAAACGCGCCGCCGCGGAACCTGACAACAAGGAACTTCAGGAACAGCTGGCCCAGTTCAGCAAGGACGCCGCTGAACAGCAGGTGGCCCTGTACCGCCAGCGCGTGGAAAACAACCCCACGGACCCGCAGACGCGTTTTGAACTCGGCCAGGCCCTCTTTGACTGCGGCAGCTATACGGAAGCCATTCCGGAGCTCCAGCGCGCGCGCAACAACCCCCATATCCGCATCCGCGCCATGCTGCTGCTTGGCAAGTGCTATGATGCCAAGAACATGCATGATATGGCCCTGCGCCAGCTGGAGGAAGCCAACAAGGAGCTGATTGAAATGAATGACACCAAGAAGGAAATCCTTTACATGATCGGCCTGCTTGATGAAAAGCTGGGCCGGAAGGAAGAATCCCTGGCGGCGTTCCAGCAGATTTACGACGCCGAATACGGCTACCGCGACGTAGCGGCGCGCGTGGAATCCTCCTACAGCAAGTAA
- a CDS encoding pseudouridine synthase, with amino-acid sequence MRLDALLSRYGYCSRREAPGWIKRHSITFKGEPCTAPTDKVQPDGILLDGAPVEFPDGLYAALYKPLGYTCSHDSEEGDVIYDLLPFQWRHRNPAVSSVGRLDKETSGLLLITDDGKFIHRMTSPKHHVPKVYEAVTEEDIPAEAVELFASGAFTLAGEDRPCAPAALEILEPRRARLTLTEGKYHQARRMLAAMGAPVASLCRISIGSLRLDELNLEPGEWTPIRPDAL; translated from the coding sequence ATGAGACTGGATGCTCTTTTATCCCGCTACGGGTACTGTTCCAGGCGGGAGGCGCCGGGCTGGATCAAACGCCACTCCATCACCTTCAAGGGGGAACCATGCACCGCCCCCACGGACAAGGTGCAGCCGGACGGCATTCTGCTGGACGGGGCCCCGGTGGAATTTCCGGACGGCCTGTATGCGGCCCTTTACAAGCCGCTGGGATACACATGCAGCCATGACAGCGAGGAGGGGGACGTGATTTATGACCTGCTGCCCTTCCAGTGGAGGCACAGGAATCCCGCAGTTTCTTCCGTAGGGCGGCTGGACAAGGAAACGTCCGGCCTGCTTCTCATCACGGATGACGGGAAGTTCATTCACCGGATGACATCTCCCAAACACCATGTTCCCAAGGTTTATGAAGCCGTTACGGAAGAGGATATTCCGGCGGAGGCTGTGGAGCTGTTTGCCTCCGGCGCCTTCACGCTGGCCGGGGAGGACCGTCCCTGCGCCCCTGCCGCCCTGGAAATCCTGGAACCGCGCCGCGCCCGGCTGACGCTGACGGAAGGGAAGTACCACCAGGCGCGCCGCATGCTGGCGGCCATGGGCGCTCCCGTGGCTTCCCTGTGCCGCATTTCCATCGGCTCCCTGCGCCTGGACGAGCTAAACCTGGAGCCGGGGGAATGGACGCCCATCCGCCCGGACGCGCTGTAA
- a CDS encoding RluA family pseudouridine synthase: MWIPISDAPIACFPHFEVAAESGDWIVVDKGAPLIVHPSNGKKEPNLLEGVEALLSYEITNGAALSLVNRLDRETSGLTLVAKNKAAARQLGRAMQRRLMHKEYLAIVRGWPEWTETTCTAPVLRQGDVAESRIWVKQAVHPAGKECCTVFRVEQAWSTSHGPLALVRCIPETGRMHQIRVHLAHLGHPILGDKIYGPSEECYLDYIQHGWSWELEEKLILPRHALHACRLGFPFDEQMFTAEAPLPEDMRRLLDAGGQEDSVR, translated from the coding sequence ATGTGGATACCCATTTCCGACGCTCCGATTGCCTGCTTTCCCCACTTTGAGGTGGCGGCGGAGTCCGGGGACTGGATCGTAGTGGACAAGGGGGCCCCCCTCATCGTCCATCCCTCCAACGGGAAGAAGGAACCCAACCTGCTGGAAGGCGTGGAAGCCCTGCTCAGCTATGAAATCACCAATGGAGCCGCGCTTTCCCTGGTCAACAGGCTGGACCGGGAAACCAGCGGCCTGACGCTGGTCGCCAAGAACAAGGCGGCGGCGCGCCAACTGGGCAGGGCCATGCAGCGGCGCCTGATGCACAAGGAATACCTGGCCATTGTCCGGGGATGGCCGGAATGGACGGAGACCACCTGCACCGCCCCTGTTCTGAGGCAGGGAGACGTGGCGGAAAGCCGCATCTGGGTGAAGCAGGCGGTACACCCTGCCGGGAAGGAATGCTGCACCGTTTTCCGGGTGGAACAGGCATGGAGTACTTCCCACGGGCCGCTGGCGCTGGTCCGTTGCATCCCGGAGACGGGGCGCATGCACCAGATACGCGTGCATCTGGCGCACCTGGGCCACCCCATCCTGGGAGACAAGATTTACGGCCCTTCCGAGGAATGCTACCTGGACTACATCCAGCACGGCTGGAGCTGGGAGCTGGAAGAAAAACTCATTCTGCCGCGCCATGCGCTGCACGCCTGCCGGCTGGGGTTCCCCTTTGATGAACAGATGTTCACTGCGGAAGCGCCTCTGCCGGAAGACATGCGCAGACTGCTTGATGCGGGGGGCCAGGAAGATTCCGTCAGATAA
- a CDS encoding NAD(P)H-dependent oxidoreductase encodes MNAQELIKTLEWRYATKIFNPDRRIPADDWEALLEALHLSPSSLGLQMWKFLDVQDPAVRAELRKASWNQSQVTDASHLVVFCARRDFKPEDVQRYLERIVEVRGVTMESLDQYRARIFELVNSKSPEVLKAWLERQVYIALGFMMSSAADLRVDTCALEGMDPAAYDRILKLEGTPYYALCALALGYRDEEADKYARLAKVRFDRDEVIPVI; translated from the coding sequence ATGAACGCTCAGGAATTAATCAAGACGCTGGAATGGCGTTACGCCACCAAGATATTCAACCCGGACCGCCGCATTCCGGCGGATGACTGGGAGGCCCTCCTGGAAGCCCTGCATTTAAGCCCTTCCTCCCTTGGGCTTCAAATGTGGAAGTTCCTTGACGTGCAGGATCCCGCTGTGCGGGCCGAGCTCCGCAAGGCGTCCTGGAACCAGTCCCAGGTTACGGATGCCTCCCACCTAGTGGTCTTCTGCGCCCGCAGGGATTTCAAGCCGGAAGACGTACAGCGTTATCTGGAACGCATCGTGGAAGTGCGCGGCGTTACCATGGAATCCCTGGACCAGTACCGCGCCCGCATTTTTGAACTGGTGAACTCCAAGTCTCCGGAGGTGCTGAAAGCCTGGCTTGAACGGCAGGTATACATCGCCCTGGGCTTCATGATGAGCAGCGCCGCTGATCTCCGGGTGGATACCTGCGCGCTGGAGGGGATGGACCCCGCGGCTTATGACCGCATTCTGAAGCTGGAGGGCACCCCGTATTACGCGCTCTGCGCCCTGGCCCTGGGTTACCGGGATGAAGAGGCGGACAAGTACGCCCGCCTGGCAAAGGTCCGCTTTGACCGGGACGAGGTCATTCCGGTTATCTGA
- a CDS encoding LPS-assembly protein LptD — protein sequence MNAKLWGAAALIAGAPLFAETPAEQSPVPPPAKTGEEKPREEMVGNLLSGTLMPQIPSNISITNDGPIRVEKSRKVIFEGPRVHMVADTGVEVFADYAQADLDQNKVFLKGNLAIYQSDSRTRTNSLIRANTAEFDWKNEVLLTDAIKAKMEGLILRSGKFESRKDAAGNTYLEALDASVTAEDVSDPLTWISADRIRVYPEDRFSFKNLTLYYGGVPFFYFPYLSHSLNPEVGYLPLPGMRSIWGPYLLNEYGFLLGKKWSDNGMPSADYLGTLHLDYRTRRGFAYGLDIRDVLLEKDCPDMTGLSFYKTRDKGVKINAGDDESREGLDPDRWRFALQQMWSHRVNGRTDWRLKANVNMLSDEYMLRDFYPEIYQRNSSPDNTVLLSRTDDTNDFSLLQRFVPNNFYMADQRTEFSYERIKSPVFRSPVMYESRTSFAFLKQYVPPFMRTEIRDMLDDLEPGTTSYDYWARMLMTDSFSRFHSYHELSASQKIMGFLNVTPKLGGGYTGYYGVDDYKPLNQGIFYAGTDADFKFSRRYSSVYSDSMGLNGMNHIVQPHFTLAYVKTNRLNELYPQIDGDTPTTNPTSLSLGRYTEIDSLPTGLVFRYGLRNMLMTSRDANSHRWFSWDVFMDAYLYDPVNQRDFSNLFSFMRWNPVPWMEYRSEMQAPILGKDKISGCHEYNNSLRFMPWRSTEIVVGHRYLNQHSLLEDSSQLDLRLLQRFSEAWAFSGKWRFSLLDGKLDIQEYNVYHNMGSWYLGVGAFVRKNGNKNEFGLGISFTIQQTGDYMPVKFL from the coding sequence ATGAATGCAAAGCTATGGGGTGCGGCGGCTCTGATTGCCGGAGCTCCCCTGTTTGCAGAAACGCCCGCAGAGCAGTCCCCCGTTCCCCCACCCGCCAAAACCGGGGAAGAGAAACCCCGGGAGGAGATGGTGGGAAATCTGCTTTCCGGCACTCTCATGCCGCAGATTCCATCCAATATCTCCATCACCAATGACGGCCCCATCAGGGTGGAAAAATCCAGGAAGGTCATTTTTGAAGGTCCGCGCGTGCACATGGTCGCGGATACGGGAGTGGAAGTGTTTGCGGATTACGCCCAGGCGGACCTGGACCAGAACAAGGTCTTTCTGAAAGGAAACCTGGCCATTTACCAGAGTGACAGCAGGACGCGGACCAACAGCCTGATACGCGCCAATACCGCGGAATTCGACTGGAAGAACGAGGTGCTTCTCACGGATGCCATCAAGGCTAAAATGGAAGGCCTGATCCTGCGCAGCGGGAAGTTTGAATCCCGGAAGGACGCCGCGGGCAATACCTATCTGGAAGCCCTGGACGCATCCGTTACGGCGGAGGACGTCAGCGATCCCCTCACCTGGATTTCCGCGGACAGGATACGCGTTTATCCGGAAGACAGGTTTTCCTTCAAGAACCTGACCCTGTATTACGGGGGCGTTCCCTTCTTTTACTTCCCCTACCTCAGCCATTCCCTGAACCCGGAGGTGGGCTACCTCCCGCTGCCCGGCATGCGGTCCATCTGGGGGCCTTACCTCCTGAATGAATACGGGTTCCTGCTGGGTAAAAAATGGTCGGACAACGGCATGCCTTCCGCGGATTACCTGGGCACCCTGCATCTGGATTACCGTACCCGGCGCGGCTTTGCCTACGGGCTGGACATTCGTGACGTGCTGCTGGAAAAGGATTGTCCGGACATGACGGGGCTGTCCTTTTACAAGACCCGTGACAAGGGGGTGAAGATTAACGCCGGGGACGATGAATCCCGGGAAGGGCTGGACCCGGACCGCTGGCGGTTCGCGCTCCAGCAAATGTGGTCCCACCGGGTAAACGGACGCACGGACTGGAGGCTGAAGGCCAACGTCAACATGCTGAGCGACGAGTACATGCTCCGTGACTTCTATCCGGAAATCTACCAGCGCAATTCTTCCCCGGACAATACGGTGCTTCTCTCCCGCACGGATGACACCAATGATTTTTCCCTGCTGCAGCGTTTTGTTCCCAACAACTTTTACATGGCGGACCAGAGGACGGAGTTCAGTTATGAACGCATCAAGTCCCCCGTCTTCCGTTCCCCCGTCATGTATGAAAGCCGCACCAGCTTCGCCTTCCTCAAGCAATATGTCCCCCCCTTCATGAGGACGGAAATCCGGGACATGCTGGATGACCTGGAGCCCGGAACCACCTCCTATGATTACTGGGCCCGCATGTTGATGACGGACAGTTTCAGCCGGTTCCACTCCTACCATGAGCTTTCCGCTTCCCAGAAAATCATGGGCTTCCTGAACGTGACGCCCAAGCTGGGCGGGGGCTACACGGGGTATTACGGCGTGGATGACTACAAGCCGCTCAACCAGGGGATTTTTTATGCGGGCACGGACGCGGATTTCAAATTTTCCCGCCGTTATTCCTCTGTGTACAGTGATTCCATGGGGCTGAACGGCATGAACCACATCGTGCAGCCCCACTTTACGCTGGCGTACGTAAAGACCAACCGCCTGAATGAGCTTTACCCCCAGATAGACGGAGACACCCCCACCACCAATCCGACGTCCCTGAGCCTGGGACGGTACACGGAAATTGATTCCCTGCCCACGGGGCTGGTATTCCGTTACGGTCTGCGCAACATGCTGATGACCAGCCGTGACGCCAACTCCCACCGTTGGTTCTCCTGGGACGTGTTCATGGATGCGTACCTGTATGACCCGGTTAACCAGCGGGATTTTTCCAACCTCTTTTCCTTCATGCGCTGGAATCCCGTCCCGTGGATGGAATACCGGTCGGAAATGCAGGCCCCCATCCTGGGCAAGGATAAGATTTCCGGCTGCCATGAATATAACAACTCCCTGCGCTTCATGCCGTGGCGTTCCACGGAAATCGTGGTGGGGCACCGTTATCTGAACCAGCACTCTCTGCTGGAAGACAGCAGCCAGCTGGATTTGCGCCTCCTCCAGCGCTTTTCGGAAGCCTGGGCATTCAGCGGCAAGTGGCGTTTCTCCCTGCTGGACGGCAAACTGGACATTCAGGAATACAACGTATACCATAACATGGGGTCCTGGTATCTGGGCGTGGGCGCGTTCGTGCGCAAGAACGGTAATAAAAATGAATTCGGCCTGGGCATCAGCTTCACGATCCAGCAGACCGGAGACTATATGCCGGTCAAGTTCCTCTGA